A window from Bacteroidia bacterium encodes these proteins:
- a CDS encoding acetyltransferase — MKGGVLFLGYIRSATSSALTKRAADGGDSAASRDIFHALSFFSSLDSPTPAPRPPLTQTVRRWKLMVKKQKIVVIGSSGHAKVAIDVIEKEGKFSIVGLIDSFKKAGQEVFNYQILGTEEDLPILSKKYNLFGSFIAIGDNWQRHLMAKKIEKISPTLNFVSTFHPSVQLARGAIIGKGTIATAESVVNSDCEIGTFCIINTKASLDHDCIMGNFSSLAPNATTGGNVKIDAFSSISLGANIIHNRNIGKHTVIGAGSVVLNDIPDYCVAYGTPAKVIRTRQEGDKYL, encoded by the coding sequence ATGAAAGGCGGCGTTCTGTTTTTAGGCTATATCCGTTCCGCAACATCGAGCGCACTAACAAAGCGTGCAGCGGACGGCGGGGATTCGGCGGCTTCGAGAGACATTTTTCACGCTTTGAGTTTTTTCTCCTCTTTGGACTCTCCTACTCCCGCCCCCCGTCCGCCGCTAACGCAAACCGTTAGGCGCTGGAAACTAATGGTCAAAAAACAAAAAATAGTAGTCATAGGCTCGTCAGGTCACGCTAAAGTAGCAATAGATGTTATTGAAAAAGAAGGTAAGTTTTCAATCGTCGGATTAATTGATTCTTTCAAGAAAGCAGGGCAAGAGGTTTTTAATTATCAGATTCTCGGCACAGAAGAAGATCTACCAATACTTTCAAAGAAATATAATTTATTCGGCAGTTTTATCGCCATCGGAGACAACTGGCAACGCCATCTAATGGCAAAAAAGATAGAAAAAATATCCCCCACGCTTAACTTTGTAAGCACCTTTCATCCATCAGTTCAACTCGCTAGAGGCGCAATCATTGGCAAGGGTACAATAGCCACAGCAGAATCAGTTGTAAATAGCGACTGTGAAATCGGAACTTTTTGTATCATCAATACAAAAGCTTCCCTTGACCATGATTGTATTATGGGTAATTTCTCAAGTCTCGCTCCTAACGCAACAACTGGAGGAAATGTGAAGATAGACGCATTTAGTTCTATATCGCTTGGGGCTAATATTATTCACAACCGGAATATAGGCAAGCATACAGTAATTGGCGCGGGATCTGTCGTATTAAATGATATACCAGACTATTGCGTTGCATATGGCACTCCCGCTAAAGTTATCCGCACAAGACAAGAAGGAGATAAATATCTATAA